A DNA window from Setaria viridis chromosome 2, Setaria_viridis_v4.0, whole genome shotgun sequence contains the following coding sequences:
- the LOC117844192 gene encoding uncharacterized protein, whose translation MLTYGVAPDAIDDYVRIGESTAIESLRRFVTAVVEVFGDEYLRSPNEDDTTRLLAIGESRGFPAEGQAPKVNYTINNNEYTMSYYLADGIYPSWATIVKSILDPQGHKKKYFATTQEDCRKDVERAFGVLQSRFAIVRGPTRFWDEDTLGQIMRACVIMHNMIVEDERDEEDDLNYDGVGEKVKISHDETPEVEEFIKNYKNTRDKDIHNQLQDDLIEHLWQHHPDLYE comes from the exons ATGTTAACTTATGGAGTAGCACCTGATGCTATAGATGATTATGTTCGTATTGGTGAGAGTACTGCTATTGAGAGTCTGAGAAGGTTTGTCACTGCTGTTGTTGAGGTTTTTGGAGATGAGTACTTGAGATCACCTAATGAAGATGATACTACTAGATTACTTGCCATTGGAGAGAGTAGAGGTTTTCCTG CTGAAGGTCAAGCTCCAAAGGTGAATTATACCATTAATAACAACGAATATACAATGAgttattatcttgctgatggcataTATCCCTCGTGGGCCACAATTGTGAAGAGCATACTTGATCCACAAGGtcacaagaagaaatattttgcaactACCCAAGAAGATTGTAGGAAGGACGTGGAACGAGCATTTGGGGTTCTACAATCTCGTTTCGCTATCGTTAGGGGGCCAACTCGATTTTGGGATGAAGACACCCTCGGACAAATCATGAGGGCTTGTGTCATTATGCACAACATGATAGTTGAGGATGAGcgtgatgaggaagatgatttaAATTATGATGGGGTGGGAGAAAAGGTGAAGATTTCTCACGATGAAACACCTGAAGTTGAGGAGTTTATTAAAAATTACAAGAATACAAGGGACAAAGATATTCACAATCAGCTTCAAGATGACCTCATCGAGCACCTGTGGCAACATCATCCAGACCTCTACGAATGA